From Ammoniphilus oxalaticus, the proteins below share one genomic window:
- the rpsD gene encoding 30S ribosomal protein S4: MARYTGPKHKLARRLGISLDGTGKDIKRNYPPGQHGQNRRKLSEYGLQLQEKQKLRHMYGMTEKPFRKLFTQASKMPGVAGTNFMIMLESRLDNLVYRIGFGSSRPAARQLVAHGHVLVNGKKVDIPSYRVQPGDVIGLRERSRNLDVVKDALAARVFLPSYLSYDENKVEGTYIRLPEREELSAEINETFIVEFYSR; this comes from the coding sequence ATGGCTCGTTATACAGGACCAAAACACAAATTAGCTCGTCGTCTGGGTATTTCTTTAGATGGCACAGGAAAAGACATTAAACGTAACTATCCTCCTGGACAACATGGACAAAACCGTCGTAAATTGAGTGAGTACGGACTTCAGCTACAAGAAAAGCAAAAGCTTCGTCACATGTACGGAATGACTGAAAAACCTTTCCGTAAATTGTTCACGCAAGCTTCCAAAATGCCTGGCGTTGCTGGTACTAACTTTATGATCATGCTAGAATCCCGTTTGGACAACCTTGTCTACCGCATCGGATTCGGATCAAGCCGTCCAGCTGCTCGTCAATTAGTCGCTCACGGTCATGTGCTTGTTAACGGAAAGAAAGTAGATATTCCTTCTTACCGTGTGCAACCTGGCGATGTAATCGGTCTTCGCGAAAGAAGCCGTAACCTTGACGTTGTGAAAGACGCGCTAGCCGCTCGTGTGTTCTTGCCTAGCTATTTAAGCTACGATGAGAACAAAGTAGAAGGCACATATATTCGTCTTCCTGAACGCGAAGAGCTTTCAGCGGAAATCAACGAAACGTTTATCGTCGAGTTCTACTCGCGTTAA
- a CDS encoding histidine phosphatase family protein, translating into MTHFYLIRHGETDWNHLKKLQGHTDIPLNESGIKQAKRIAKRLATTPIDHFYSSDLKRAKRTAQEIVRYHDLKPVLQAEEFRERCYGEWEGLHWDQIPKLYPGYGGGRPLGGEFGIETYEAMQQRGMSKLTELIGAHPNQHIAIISHGGFINSILHLISDGEVGTGKTKILNTSLNHISYEAGKWDIHTINDCAHLEFGEKKNDGL; encoded by the coding sequence GTGACGCATTTTTATTTGATTCGGCACGGGGAAACAGACTGGAACCATCTGAAAAAACTGCAAGGACATACCGATATCCCATTGAATGAAAGCGGGATAAAGCAGGCCAAACGGATCGCAAAACGGTTGGCGACAACACCGATCGATCACTTTTATTCAAGCGATTTAAAACGGGCAAAGCGGACTGCGCAAGAAATTGTAAGATATCACGATTTGAAGCCTGTGTTGCAAGCTGAAGAATTTCGAGAGCGTTGTTACGGAGAATGGGAAGGGTTGCATTGGGACCAAATACCAAAACTATATCCAGGTTACGGCGGCGGACGACCGCTTGGCGGCGAATTTGGAATTGAAACATACGAAGCGATGCAACAAAGAGGGATGTCCAAGTTGACGGAATTGATCGGGGCGCATCCGAATCAACATATTGCGATTATTAGTCACGGCGGATTTATTAATTCCATTTTACATTTAATTAGCGACGGGGAAGTGGGGACGGGGAAGACAAAAATATTGAACACTTCCTTAAATCATATCTCTTATGAAGCGGGAAAATGGGACATTCATACGATTAATGATTGCGCTCATCTTGAGTTCGGGGAGAAGAAAAACGACGGCTTGTAG
- the refZ gene encoding forespore capture DNA-binding protein RefZ, which yields MRKPVNRTKVHIAQAAIELFSRQGFGSTSIREIAQKANVNSALISYHFKNKQGVLEMIMIEYFENLFERFAVQRIERTTEAFNYFDELMKIVQLLIRYQCEHIKVTRMIQRELSVDSTLVREVMSTYIAKLKALFTSLADEGISAGQFRADLNQDMKLIHVLSSIFFPYFNPQIIREVFYVDPMSEEYIETYIQYLANIWRSQFVREN from the coding sequence GTGAGGAAGCCTGTCAATCGCACAAAAGTACATATTGCGCAAGCGGCTATCGAACTTTTTTCTAGACAAGGCTTTGGGAGTACATCGATTCGAGAAATTGCCCAAAAGGCAAACGTCAATTCAGCCTTGATTAGTTACCACTTTAAAAATAAACAGGGTGTTTTGGAAATGATTATGATTGAATATTTCGAAAACCTCTTTGAACGATTTGCTGTCCAGCGAATCGAACGGACAACAGAGGCGTTCAATTATTTTGACGAACTGATGAAGATAGTTCAACTACTAATCCGTTATCAGTGTGAACACATAAAGGTGACGCGGATGATTCAGCGGGAACTGAGTGTGGATTCCACGCTCGTGCGCGAAGTAATGAGCACCTATATCGCGAAACTGAAAGCCTTGTTTACTTCACTTGCAGATGAAGGGATTTCAGCTGGACAATTTCGCGCGGATCTAAACCAAGACATGAAGTTGATTCACGTCTTAAGTAGCATTTTCTTTCCTTATTTTAATCCGCAAATCATCCGCGAGGTTTTCTATGTGGATCCGATGTCGGAGGAGTATATTGAAACGTATATTCAGTATTTAGCCAATATTTGGCGAAGTCAGTTTGTTCGAGAGAATTAA
- a CDS encoding septation ring formation regulator EzrA: MIARFRKSFMIIYASLWLCSSVVGAESFPPQTEGIVQDEEQVMDPSQVKQLGEIIKKLPEKYKVVIIPSTEELTTQQYTDELFVEYGLARDHVLFVFNLDKAELGVKIGAGLQAKGLTDEIVQQTVDHFFSPHSKQKSYMSGISTTAQGLSDVIQKGPSAATAAQGQGSVDPVPPGNSEGSGGWLYGAIGLIIAMIASGVYVQMQRKKWTQEMDDLEDWLDKIEENLKRLEEDPQAQENRNDPDHPNPVLRLIEQARNESLPQAEFTLLEADAMCEKFRFRKTEQFAQETKSILSRVDHEISQMQSKLFQAKVAEEECERLLAETEQACVALERKMDEISAKYGVSFREMRDLLAQAKNWLETNQAQTDLDTPAFLDQLREQKQMIIEHLREVEQFPNLRQEVAVTLERDLAQLQEDLQEMVGHGYQIPVEFYQDHTAQMRKEVLALQRSIKSGRIQGVLGQVNELKDQIDSFYDLMEEIVTKKAKIVHYLQELPDMLASLETEERQLTAELEELSLRYRVQEGAIFNYYLELQVACQQVGDQLFLVKQMDTTNDLDFIQAIDYLEAAQETIEKLMLLREEAYEELEQLRKGEFEAKDIVAQLHTDLFRVEQQIRRKNLPGIPTQFIERIHLGQQSLFEVEAVLNEAPLDLQKINALVKDAQADVEKIIADTQHMFSLSESVEEKIQATNRYRSRSQEVNDLLNEAEEAFRNAEYERADELATEAYEVAMRRGGGRSKFKR, encoded by the coding sequence ATGATTGCGAGATTCCGAAAGTCGTTTATGATAATATATGCAAGTTTATGGCTCTGTAGCAGTGTGGTTGGCGCGGAGAGTTTCCCTCCACAGACAGAGGGCATCGTCCAGGATGAAGAACAAGTGATGGATCCTTCACAAGTGAAGCAGTTGGGTGAGATCATCAAGAAACTACCTGAAAAATACAAAGTTGTGATCATTCCTTCGACAGAGGAATTAACAACTCAACAATATACGGATGAATTATTTGTCGAATACGGTTTGGCCCGAGATCACGTGTTGTTCGTTTTCAATTTGGATAAGGCGGAGTTGGGGGTTAAAATTGGCGCGGGATTGCAGGCTAAAGGATTAACAGATGAAATTGTACAACAAACCGTTGATCATTTCTTTAGCCCTCATTCGAAACAAAAATCGTACATGAGCGGGATTTCAACGACGGCTCAAGGATTGAGTGACGTCATTCAGAAAGGTCCATCCGCGGCAACCGCTGCTCAAGGGCAAGGTTCAGTTGACCCCGTTCCACCGGGGAATAGTGAAGGTTCGGGCGGTTGGCTGTATGGCGCGATTGGGTTGATCATTGCGATGATTGCTAGCGGTGTGTATGTTCAAATGCAACGCAAGAAGTGGACGCAGGAAATGGATGATCTTGAAGATTGGCTTGATAAAATTGAGGAAAACTTAAAGCGTCTAGAAGAAGATCCACAAGCGCAAGAAAACAGGAACGATCCGGATCATCCAAATCCTGTTTTACGTTTAATTGAACAAGCCCGCAACGAATCGTTGCCGCAAGCGGAGTTTACGCTATTAGAAGCCGATGCGATGTGTGAGAAATTTCGCTTTCGGAAGACAGAACAATTTGCGCAGGAAACAAAAAGTATCTTGTCCCGTGTCGATCATGAGATTAGTCAAATGCAAAGCAAGTTGTTTCAAGCTAAGGTCGCGGAAGAAGAATGCGAGCGTTTGTTGGCGGAAACAGAACAAGCGTGTGTTGCTCTTGAACGTAAAATGGACGAAATCAGCGCGAAATATGGCGTTTCTTTCAGGGAAATGCGTGACCTGTTAGCCCAGGCAAAAAACTGGTTGGAGACGAATCAGGCGCAGACGGACCTCGATACACCTGCTTTTCTCGATCAGTTAAGGGAACAAAAACAGATGATAATTGAACATCTGAGAGAAGTTGAGCAATTTCCAAATTTAAGGCAGGAAGTCGCGGTCACGCTGGAGAGAGACTTAGCTCAATTACAGGAAGATTTGCAGGAAATGGTGGGCCATGGTTATCAAATTCCAGTTGAATTTTACCAAGATCATACGGCGCAGATGCGAAAAGAAGTTTTAGCTCTGCAACGATCAATCAAGAGCGGACGGATTCAAGGGGTATTAGGTCAAGTAAATGAACTGAAAGACCAGATCGATTCTTTCTACGATTTGATGGAAGAAATCGTGACCAAAAAAGCAAAGATTGTTCATTATCTACAAGAACTTCCTGACATGCTTGCGTCTTTAGAAACGGAAGAAAGACAGTTAACAGCGGAATTAGAAGAGTTGTCGTTACGTTACCGTGTCCAAGAAGGGGCGATCTTCAACTACTATTTAGAATTACAAGTTGCCTGTCAACAAGTTGGCGATCAATTGTTTTTAGTGAAACAAATGGACACAACGAATGACCTTGATTTCATTCAAGCGATCGATTATTTAGAGGCGGCCCAAGAAACAATTGAAAAACTAATGTTGTTGCGCGAGGAAGCCTATGAAGAACTAGAACAATTAAGAAAAGGCGAATTTGAGGCAAAAGACATCGTCGCTCAATTGCATACGGACCTCTTTCGTGTTGAACAACAAATACGGCGAAAAAATCTACCGGGTATTCCGACTCAATTTATAGAGAGAATTCATCTAGGACAGCAATCTTTGTTTGAAGTAGAGGCGGTTTTAAATGAGGCGCCGCTTGACTTGCAAAAAATTAACGCCTTGGTGAAAGATGCGCAAGCGGATGTTGAGAAGATTATAGCCGATACCCAACATATGTTTAGCTTAAGCGAGTCCGTCGAAGAAAAGATTCAAGCAACGAATCGTTATCGAAGCCGATCGCAAGAAGTGAACGATTTGTTGAACGAGGCGGAAGAAGCGTTTCGAAATGCGGAATATGAGCGAGCGGATGAATTGGCGACAGAGGCTTACGAAGTAGCGATGCGTCGCGGTGGCGGTAGATCGAAATTTAAACGATAA
- a CDS encoding HPP family protein — MNQQRFLFTKITIFCIYLCAAYWISLHYPPLGMLFYPSLGSFSVILMGQGNYLRELVVIALGATITSAIGSLLYFWYPSIFTMFVTAFTTLWLMQKFSWRAAPILAVALIPFFSHPTTIWVLPLSVLCSVICLLLPLGLVQRLEKRRVADIKRGISQ, encoded by the coding sequence ATGAATCAACAACGATTTCTTTTCACGAAAATAACGATTTTTTGCATTTACTTATGCGCGGCTTATTGGATTTCATTGCATTATCCGCCGCTCGGCATGTTGTTCTATCCTTCGCTGGGTTCATTCAGTGTAATCTTGATGGGTCAAGGAAACTACCTCCGAGAGCTCGTCGTAATCGCGTTAGGAGCAACGATCACATCCGCGATTGGCAGCCTATTATATTTTTGGTATCCATCAATCTTCACCATGTTTGTAACCGCTTTCACCACGCTGTGGCTGATGCAAAAATTTTCATGGCGAGCGGCTCCAATCCTCGCTGTCGCTCTAATTCCCTTCTTTTCCCACCCGACTACAATCTGGGTGTTGCCACTTTCTGTTTTGTGTTCAGTGATCTGTCTGCTTCTTCCATTAGGTCTTGTCCAAAGGTTAGAAAAAAGACGGGTCGCGGATATAAAGCGGGGTATTTCTCAGTAG
- a CDS encoding RNA polymerase sigma factor → MNVRRKVKKAKEGDKEALLQLILDEKDAYYRLARMYMGNSHDAMDAMQDMIVTVYEKIEQLKKENAFYSWSKTILVNECKTMLRKRNKVTPLDWRDSVEESFERATERSAQPQLQAEQQLEIEALLRHVNEHQKEAIQLRYFHDLDYETIAEMMDVSLGTVKSRIHQGLKKLRDRFGRDGDA, encoded by the coding sequence ATGAATGTTAGGCGCAAGGTGAAAAAGGCAAAAGAGGGAGATAAAGAAGCGTTACTTCAACTGATTTTGGATGAAAAAGACGCATATTATCGGTTGGCGCGGATGTACATGGGCAATTCCCATGACGCAATGGACGCTATGCAAGATATGATTGTGACCGTGTATGAAAAAATTGAACAGTTAAAGAAAGAAAATGCTTTTTATAGTTGGAGCAAAACGATTTTAGTAAATGAGTGTAAAACGATGTTGCGTAAGCGAAATAAAGTGACACCCCTGGACTGGCGAGATTCTGTGGAGGAGAGTTTCGAACGAGCAACGGAGCGAAGCGCCCAACCACAACTTCAAGCGGAACAGCAACTAGAGATCGAAGCTTTGTTGCGTCACGTGAATGAACATCAAAAAGAGGCGATTCAGCTGAGGTACTTTCACGATTTGGATTATGAAACGATCGCGGAGATGATGGATGTCTCATTAGGCACTGTAAAATCAAGGATTCATCAAGGCTTAAAAAAGCTAAGGGATCGGTTCGGGAGGGATGGCGATGCATGA
- a CDS encoding DUF4179 domain-containing protein — protein MHDIEKKLLDEKKRIEKVKAPIEMETKLREALASVEPQRNNRVGFGWKSGGIAAVVLLTVMLIGNQYQAVAYYGKKFFGFDEVTNETLQALNEQGRGQAIDRTIQLEDGSRLTVNGIMDDKNQLILYYTWARPTGKLDPMDSPLTFASLSGFLTKSNGVSEISIPNDQLNEIKGTKTFEPVSPFAKQLTLHLMSDQSITFPYDPSQALQKRIKQSINKTVAVDRGKVQFKSLTATPTMTVIDGTLQVDNYDRLPLGLYGIELLADGTSVPIMGGGSRSAFRGMLGIKFQIEYDALPEQIDILQLAFNRFIGYQSLEQKISLNTVVGEPILLVDKLLQIKGVSVTPEGVEITVITDDEILLDGVSIVGEKGETPLQTTVKHREPEYVEENVYKERVLLFDTNERPKYLLIKGMHYIKTYNQVIDIPIR, from the coding sequence ATGCATGACATTGAGAAAAAGTTGTTAGACGAAAAAAAGCGAATAGAAAAAGTAAAGGCCCCGATAGAAATGGAAACGAAGCTAAGAGAAGCTTTAGCGTCGGTGGAACCACAGCGAAACAACAGGGTTGGATTCGGTTGGAAAAGTGGGGGGATCGCCGCCGTCGTCTTATTAACGGTGATGCTTATTGGAAATCAGTATCAGGCGGTCGCTTATTATGGGAAAAAGTTCTTTGGATTTGATGAAGTGACTAATGAAACCTTACAAGCGCTAAATGAGCAGGGACGTGGGCAAGCAATCGATCGAACCATTCAGTTAGAAGATGGTTCCAGGTTAACTGTGAATGGGATAATGGACGACAAGAACCAACTGATCTTGTATTATACGTGGGCGCGCCCAACGGGAAAATTAGATCCCATGGATTCCCCTTTAACGTTTGCGTCACTCAGCGGATTTCTCACAAAATCTAACGGGGTAAGCGAAATATCGATTCCAAACGATCAGCTAAACGAGATAAAAGGTACGAAGACGTTTGAGCCTGTCAGTCCATTTGCTAAACAATTGACGTTACACCTGATGTCAGATCAATCCATCACATTTCCTTACGATCCTTCCCAAGCATTACAAAAGAGAATTAAGCAATCGATTAATAAGACGGTGGCCGTTGATCGGGGCAAGGTTCAGTTTAAGTCGCTTACGGCGACACCGACAATGACGGTCATTGACGGAACGCTACAGGTTGATAACTATGACAGGCTTCCTCTCGGTTTATATGGGATTGAACTGCTGGCAGATGGAACATCTGTCCCAATCATGGGCGGTGGCAGCCGTTCGGCTTTTAGAGGGATGCTTGGGATTAAATTTCAAATCGAATATGACGCGTTGCCGGAACAGATTGATATACTTCAATTAGCGTTTAACCGTTTTATTGGATATCAATCATTAGAACAGAAAATTTCGCTCAATACGGTGGTCGGTGAGCCGATTTTGCTTGTCGATAAACTTCTGCAGATCAAAGGGGTATCCGTTACTCCAGAAGGTGTTGAAATCACGGTCATCACTGACGATGAAATTTTGCTGGATGGGGTTTCGATTGTTGGAGAAAAGGGGGAGACGCCGTTACAGACGACGGTAAAGCATCGGGAACCCGAGTATGTGGAAGAAAACGTTTATAAGGAGCGCGTCCTATTGTTTGATACAAATGAGCGACCTAAGTATTTGTTAATTAAAGGAATGCATTACATTAAGACATATAACCAGGTCATTGACATCCCAATTCGTTAA
- a CDS encoding TerC family protein: protein MFTTETWLSLLMIIGIDLALAGDNAVVIGMASRNLPAIQRKKAILYGTLAAVVIRVLLTFVAIRLLSIPFLMAIGGLFLIYVAINLIVGDKPPEEGELANPQNMLAAIKTIVVADLIMGLDNILAIAGASRGNFVLILIGLAISIPIIIFASQLISTLMNKYPFLVYVGAGIIAYTAAVMFLGDPFIHQHILVKYHFLIKIVVVILTLLFGKWRNQKQTRALPKAS, encoded by the coding sequence GTGTTTACTACCGAGACCTGGTTATCTTTATTAATGATTATCGGAATTGATCTGGCCCTGGCCGGTGATAATGCGGTTGTGATCGGTATGGCTTCGCGAAATCTACCTGCCATCCAACGAAAAAAAGCGATTCTATACGGAACGTTAGCTGCCGTCGTGATCCGCGTTTTACTTACGTTCGTTGCGATTCGACTACTTTCTATTCCTTTCCTGATGGCGATAGGAGGACTGTTTTTAATTTATGTGGCGATCAATCTCATCGTCGGTGATAAACCACCTGAAGAAGGTGAGTTAGCTAACCCCCAAAATATGCTCGCGGCAATTAAAACGATCGTCGTCGCTGACTTAATCATGGGTCTCGACAATATTTTAGCGATTGCGGGGGCCTCACGCGGAAATTTTGTATTGATCCTCATCGGACTAGCGATCAGTATCCCAATTATCATATTTGCCAGTCAACTCATTTCTACACTAATGAATAAATACCCGTTTCTCGTTTACGTTGGAGCAGGCATCATCGCCTATACTGCCGCTGTTATGTTTTTAGGCGATCCGTTTATCCATCAGCATATTCTAGTCAAGTACCATTTTTTGATTAAAATCGTCGTCGTGATTTTAACGCTGCTATTTGGTAAATGGAGGAATCAAAAACAGACGCGCGCCCTCCCGAAAGCATCCTGA
- the oxlT gene encoding oxalate/formate MFS antiporter, which yields MSTSITKKQLPNGLLQNKWFHLICAVLLMTMISGVQYSWTLYSNPLKDKLGVSLAVVQTAFTLSQVIQAGSQPTGGYFVDKFGPRMMLILSGAMVLLGWSFMGRVNSVPALYALYTLAGAGVGIVYGTAINTATRWFPNKRGLASGFTAAGYGMGVLPFLPVISSVLETKGVGTAFMLTGFIEGIVIILIAFVIRFPQSAGAPGVKKVVTEKDFTSKEMLKTAHFWVLWAAFFSINFGGLLLVANSAPYAKSIGIPIATITIAVSIQNIANGSSRPVWGAVSDKIGRFKTMSIVFFINSIVLFFFPTVAKINDLLFIAMLALAFFTWGGSYALFPSINTDLFGTAYSAQNYGFFWAAKATAAIFGGGVGAAVATALGWQAAFTITAATSFIAFALATFVIPRMGKPTKGKSVVVEATSK from the coding sequence ATGAGTACTTCAATTACAAAAAAACAGCTCCCTAACGGACTGCTGCAAAATAAATGGTTTCATCTCATCTGCGCCGTTTTATTAATGACCATGATCTCCGGAGTTCAATATTCTTGGACATTATATTCCAATCCGCTAAAAGATAAACTTGGCGTATCGCTTGCCGTTGTACAAACTGCCTTTACGCTCTCACAAGTTATTCAAGCGGGTTCTCAACCCACTGGCGGATATTTCGTTGATAAGTTTGGTCCAAGAATGATGTTAATTTTATCGGGCGCGATGGTTCTGCTCGGTTGGTCCTTTATGGGGCGCGTCAATTCAGTGCCAGCTTTGTACGCGCTTTACACATTAGCGGGAGCCGGGGTAGGTATCGTTTACGGGACAGCGATTAACACCGCGACAAGATGGTTCCCTAATAAAAGAGGATTGGCGTCCGGATTCACGGCTGCTGGTTATGGAATGGGCGTACTTCCGTTTTTACCCGTCATCAGCTCCGTGTTGGAGACCAAAGGTGTTGGCACAGCCTTTATGCTTACCGGATTTATTGAAGGGATTGTCATTATCCTGATCGCGTTTGTCATTCGCTTCCCACAAAGCGCTGGAGCCCCAGGCGTTAAAAAAGTGGTTACTGAAAAGGATTTTACGTCCAAAGAAATGTTAAAAACCGCTCATTTTTGGGTGCTTTGGGCCGCTTTCTTTAGTATAAACTTCGGTGGCTTATTGCTCGTTGCGAACAGCGCTCCTTACGCGAAAAGCATCGGAATACCGATTGCGACGATAACAATCGCCGTTTCCATACAAAATATTGCGAACGGCTCAAGTCGGCCGGTCTGGGGAGCTGTATCTGACAAGATTGGCCGTTTCAAAACGATGTCGATTGTGTTCTTTATTAACTCGATCGTCTTGTTCTTTTTCCCCACTGTAGCTAAAATAAATGACCTGTTATTTATTGCGATGTTAGCTTTAGCCTTCTTTACCTGGGGTGGGAGTTACGCGTTATTCCCATCGATCAATACGGATTTATTCGGAACCGCTTACTCAGCTCAAAACTATGGTTTCTTCTGGGCGGCGAAAGCAACAGCCGCTATATTTGGTGGAGGGGTAGGAGCCGCGGTAGCAACAGCGTTAGGCTGGCAAGCAGCTTTTACAATCACAGCAGCCACATCGTTTATCGCCTTTGCTCTTGCCACCTTCGTCATACCAAGGATGGGCAAGCCAACCAAAGGAAAGTCCGTTGTTGTTGAAGCAACTTCAAAATAA
- a CDS encoding H-type small acid-soluble spore protein: MMNVNRAQEILDSSNKIDVQHNGTAVWIEDVDAQSQTARVYPEGRPEDKQTVAINELKEIQ; this comes from the coding sequence ATGATGAATGTAAATAGAGCTCAAGAAATTTTGGATTCAAGCAATAAAATCGACGTTCAACATAACGGGACTGCTGTTTGGATCGAAGATGTCGATGCGCAAAGCCAAACGGCAAGGGTGTATCCGGAAGGAAGACCTGAGGATAAACAGACCGTTGCGATCAATGAATTGAAGGAAATTCAATAA